Proteins encoded in a region of the Chelonoidis abingdonii isolate Lonesome George chromosome 2, CheloAbing_2.0, whole genome shotgun sequence genome:
- the LYPLA1 gene encoding acyl-protein thioesterase 1 isoform X1, whose protein sequence is MCGNNMSAPLPAIVPAARKATAAVIFLHGLGDTGHGWAEAFAGIRSPHVKYICPHAPVMPVSLNMNMAMPSWFDIIGLSPEAQEDEAGIKQAAEHVKVLIDQEVKNGIPSNRIILGGFSQGGALSLYTALTTHQKLAGVIALSSWLPLRTSLPQGAISGINKDIPILQCHGDCDPLVPLMFGSLTFEKLKSLINPVTVTFKTYSGMMHSSCIEEMMDVKQFVDKHLPPVD, encoded by the exons ATGTGCGGCAACAACATGTCCGCGCCGCTCCCCGCCATCGTCCCGGCCGCCAGGAAGGCAACCGCCGCG gtcATATTTCTTCATGGGTTGGGAGATACTGG ACATGGCTGGGCAGAAGCATTTGCAGGTATCAGAAGTCCACATGTAAAATATATTTGCCCACATGC GCCAGTTATGCCAGTTTCTCTGAACATGAATATGGCCATGCCATCTTG gttTGATATTATTGGACTTTCGCCAGAAGCACAGGAAGATGAAGCTGGGATCAAGCAAGCAGCAGAGCATG TTAAAGTACTGATAGATCAGGAAGTGAAGAATGGAATTCCTTCTAACAGAATAATTTTGGGAGGCTTTTCTCAG GGAGGTGCCTTGTCGTTGTATACAGCTCTTACAACACATCAGAAATTAGCAGGAGTCATAGCACTCAGTAGTTGGCTTCCACTACGGACCTCTCTTCCACAG ggTGCTATCAGTGGTATAAACAAAGATATTCCTATTCTTCAGTGCCATGGGGACTGTGACCCTTTGGTTCCTCTGATGTTTGGTTCCCTCACTTTTGAGAAGCTGAAGAGTCTGATAAATCCAGTCACTGTAACCTTCAAGACTTATTCGGGCATGATGCATAGCTCATGTATTGAG GAGATGATGGATGTAAAGCAGTTCGTTGACAAACACCTACCGCCAGTTGATTGA
- the LYPLA1 gene encoding acyl-protein thioesterase 1 isoform X2, producing MPLEEGAQGYAGVTHGWAEAFAGIRSPHVKYICPHAPVMPVSLNMNMAMPSWFDIIGLSPEAQEDEAGIKQAAEHVKVLIDQEVKNGIPSNRIILGGFSQGGALSLYTALTTHQKLAGVIALSSWLPLRTSLPQGAISGINKDIPILQCHGDCDPLVPLMFGSLTFEKLKSLINPVTVTFKTYSGMMHSSCIEEMMDVKQFVDKHLPPVD from the exons ATGCCCTTGGAAGAGGGGGCACAAGGATATGCAGGAGTCAC ACATGGCTGGGCAGAAGCATTTGCAGGTATCAGAAGTCCACATGTAAAATATATTTGCCCACATGC GCCAGTTATGCCAGTTTCTCTGAACATGAATATGGCCATGCCATCTTG gttTGATATTATTGGACTTTCGCCAGAAGCACAGGAAGATGAAGCTGGGATCAAGCAAGCAGCAGAGCATG TTAAAGTACTGATAGATCAGGAAGTGAAGAATGGAATTCCTTCTAACAGAATAATTTTGGGAGGCTTTTCTCAG GGAGGTGCCTTGTCGTTGTATACAGCTCTTACAACACATCAGAAATTAGCAGGAGTCATAGCACTCAGTAGTTGGCTTCCACTACGGACCTCTCTTCCACAG ggTGCTATCAGTGGTATAAACAAAGATATTCCTATTCTTCAGTGCCATGGGGACTGTGACCCTTTGGTTCCTCTGATGTTTGGTTCCCTCACTTTTGAGAAGCTGAAGAGTCTGATAAATCCAGTCACTGTAACCTTCAAGACTTATTCGGGCATGATGCATAGCTCATGTATTGAG GAGATGATGGATGTAAAGCAGTTCGTTGACAAACACCTACCGCCAGTTGATTGA